A genome region from Magnolia sinica isolate HGM2019 chromosome 8, MsV1, whole genome shotgun sequence includes the following:
- the LOC131252618 gene encoding uncharacterized protein LOC131252618 isoform X2 encodes MASARAPPPKPLDLEITIVSAKHLKNVNWRNGELKPYRPVWNERFTLAINLPLHESFLTFEIFHSKPSETPKPLVGSVRFPIKDLIDSDETNKLITLELRRPSGRPHGKIRVKLAVRERPVPPTPDYHIAPPYYYSSAPPPPPARDYRGGFSPSSYGNPLPPPPVPPLQSQYPYGNYADPYSGYYPGYYSPSPPLPPRPFFDRVPGYGSGPSGPSAPVDFSSSAPSGASLYEQKPKGGKMGFGTGLAVGAVAGALGGLALEEGLKYEEGKIAERVESDLAGRDDFSDYHGDY; translated from the exons ATGGCCTCTGCTCGCGCTCCTCCACCAAAGCCCCTCGACCTAGAAATCACGATCGTGTCAGCCAAACACCTCAAGAACGTAAACTGGCGGAACGGCGAACTCAAGCCCTA TCGGCCGGTCTGGAATGAGCGGTTCACCCTCGCCATCAACCTCCCCCTCCATGAATCCTTTCTCACCTTCGAGATCTTCCACTCCAAGCCCTCCGAAACCCCCAAACCCCTCGTCGGGTCCGTCCGCTTCCCGATCAAGGACCTGATCGACTCGGACGAGACAAACAAACTCATAACCCTCGAGCTACGCCGCCCGTCCGGTCGACCCCATGGCAAGATCCGGGTAAAACTCGCCGTCCGGGAGCGCCCCGTCCCGCCCACGCCAGATTACCATATTGCCCCTCCTTATTATTACTCGAGCGCCCCTCCACCGCCTCCGGCCCGTGATTACAGGGGTGGGTTCTCGCCATCTTCGTATGGGAATCCTCTCCCACCTCCGCCAGTCCCACCGCTGCAATCTCAGTATCCGTATGGGAATTACGCCGACCCGTACTCTGGGTACTATCCTGGATACTACTCACCGTCGCCACCGCTGCCGCCGAGGCCGTTCTTTGATCGGGTGCCTGGTTATGGTAGTGGGCCAAGCGGGCCATCTGCGCCTGTGGATTTCTCATCATCGGCACCATCGGGTGCTTCTTTATACGAGCAGAAGCCGAAAGGGGGTAAAATGGGATTTGGCACGGGTCTGGCCGTGGGGGCTGTAGCAGGGGCTTTGGGCGGTTTGGCATTGGAGGAAGGGTTGAAGTATGAAGAAGGGAAGATTGCCGAGAGGGTCGAGAGTGATCTGGCCGGCAGGGATGATTTCAGTGATTACCATGGCGATTACTGA
- the LOC131252618 gene encoding protein SRC2-like isoform X1 → MASARAPPPKPLDLEITIVSAKHLKNVNWRNGELKPYSVFWIDPDRKLATKPDDSGSTRPVWNERFTLAINLPLHESFLTFEIFHSKPSETPKPLVGSVRFPIKDLIDSDETNKLITLELRRPSGRPHGKIRVKLAVRERPVPPTPDYHIAPPYYYSSAPPPPPARDYRGGFSPSSYGNPLPPPPVPPLQSQYPYGNYADPYSGYYPGYYSPSPPLPPRPFFDRVPGYGSGPSGPSAPVDFSSSAPSGASLYEQKPKGGKMGFGTGLAVGAVAGALGGLALEEGLKYEEGKIAERVESDLAGRDDFSDYHGDY, encoded by the coding sequence ATGGCCTCTGCTCGCGCTCCTCCACCAAAGCCCCTCGACCTAGAAATCACGATCGTGTCAGCCAAACACCTCAAGAACGTAAACTGGCGGAACGGCGAACTCAAGCCCTACTCCGTCTTCTGGATCGATCCGGACCGGAAACTCGCCACCAAACCCGACGACTCGGGCTCGACTCGGCCGGTCTGGAATGAGCGGTTCACCCTCGCCATCAACCTCCCCCTCCATGAATCCTTTCTCACCTTCGAGATCTTCCACTCCAAGCCCTCCGAAACCCCCAAACCCCTCGTCGGGTCCGTCCGCTTCCCGATCAAGGACCTGATCGACTCGGACGAGACAAACAAACTCATAACCCTCGAGCTACGCCGCCCGTCCGGTCGACCCCATGGCAAGATCCGGGTAAAACTCGCCGTCCGGGAGCGCCCCGTCCCGCCCACGCCAGATTACCATATTGCCCCTCCTTATTATTACTCGAGCGCCCCTCCACCGCCTCCGGCCCGTGATTACAGGGGTGGGTTCTCGCCATCTTCGTATGGGAATCCTCTCCCACCTCCGCCAGTCCCACCGCTGCAATCTCAGTATCCGTATGGGAATTACGCCGACCCGTACTCTGGGTACTATCCTGGATACTACTCACCGTCGCCACCGCTGCCGCCGAGGCCGTTCTTTGATCGGGTGCCTGGTTATGGTAGTGGGCCAAGCGGGCCATCTGCGCCTGTGGATTTCTCATCATCGGCACCATCGGGTGCTTCTTTATACGAGCAGAAGCCGAAAGGGGGTAAAATGGGATTTGGCACGGGTCTGGCCGTGGGGGCTGTAGCAGGGGCTTTGGGCGGTTTGGCATTGGAGGAAGGGTTGAAGTATGAAGAAGGGAAGATTGCCGAGAGGGTCGAGAGTGATCTGGCCGGCAGGGATGATTTCAGTGATTACCATGGCGATTACTGA